In one Fundulus heteroclitus isolate FHET01 chromosome 3, MU-UCD_Fhet_4.1, whole genome shotgun sequence genomic region, the following are encoded:
- the pmvk gene encoding phosphomevalonate kinase, whose protein sequence is MEDRVSGPELVLVFSGKRKSGKDYITDLIQDRLGSEVCCILRLSGPLKQQYAQEHQLDLDQLLGPGPYKELHRAAMIRWGENRRNQDPGFFCRLATSGAQTPVWVVSDARRLSDLQWFRSAFPRQTRTVRIQCSEETRAQRGWSFIPGVDDAESECGLDSSVEFDWIITNEADAPSLDEQLQPILKAAHEAASSARLDQ, encoded by the exons ATGGAGGACCGGGTTTCTGGACCCGAACTGGTTCTGGTCTTCAGCGGGAAACGGAAGTCCGGGAAAGATTATATAACGGATCTGATCCAGGATCG TCTGGGCTCGGAGGTCTGCTGCATCCTACGCTTGTCTGGACCGCTCAAGCAGCAGTACGCTCAG GAACACCAGCTGGATCTGGACCAGCTGCTGGGTCCCGGTCCGTACAAAGAGCTGCACCGGGCCGCCATGATCCGCTGGGGAGAGAACCGCCGGAACCAGGACCCTGGCTTCTTCTGTCGCCTGGCAACCAGTGGAGCTCAAACACCTGTGTGG GTGGTGAGTGACGCGAGGCGGCTCTCAGACCTGCAGTGGTTCCGCTCTGCGTTTCCTCGTCAGACCCGCACCGTCAGAATTCAGTGCTCAGAGGAAACCCGGGCGCAAAGGGGGTGGAGCTTCATACCAG GTGTGGACGATGCAGAGTCAGAGTGTGGGCTGGACAGCAGCGTGGAATTTGATTGGATCATCACCAATGAGGCCGACGCCCCCTCTCTGGACGAGCAGCTGCAGCCAATCCTGAAGGCGGCGCATGAAGCTGCTTCATCGGCCCGTTTGGATCAATGA